GAAGCGCCCTGGAGCGGGGTCTGAAGTTTTTGGGGTAAAAAGAAAACCGAGGTTTGCACAAACCCCGGTTTCTCTTCCTGGACTGGTGGCTATGGGCGGACTTGAACCGCCGACACCACGATTATGAGTCGTGTGCTCTAACCAGCTGAGCTACATAGCCATTGGTTGCAGGGACAGGATTTGAACCTGTGACCTTCGGGTTATGAGCCCGACGAGCTACCAGACTGCTCCACCCTGCGTCGGAGGGGGCAAATCCCCAAAACCGCAAACTCAATCTTAGGCGGGAATCCCCCGCCCGTCAAGGCATCCAAAGCCAAACCAGACATGCCCGTTATACCGCTTAGAGCCCCAGGAACCCAGTAGTCTGGTAAGTAAATTTTCGTGTCCTTCCGAACGGATCGAAACGAAGTGGGGAACTTGAAGTGCCACCGTACCCCAGATGCATCATCCCTTTCCTCTCTAGCCAACGCCCTCCGAAGGACCAGAGGCCTTCTTTCTTCTCGAGGCCATCTGCCCCTAGTGGTCTGGTAACAAAGTATGACGCTGGCCTTCTCCCGTCATTGCGAGCATTCGCAGGGTGCGAAGCAATCCAGAGCGGACTCCCACGAATACCCGGTACAGCAAAGTTCGTTGTACTGGGTACATTACGCGAGGCGTAATGGTGGGGGACGCGACGGAATCTCTGCCCCGGCCAGCCTGCACAAGGCTATCTAGATTGCTTTCTCGGTCTAAGGCCTCCTCGCAATGACGAGGCGTCCGTCCAGGAAACACTGTAGCTGCATAAGGTGGCGAAAATCAGCTTACCAGAGCACTAGCCCTGTGTTTGGGGGCGCGATAGACTCGAGCCAAGGTGAAAAAGCCCAAGCACAAAAAGAAGGCCTTATCGTCTCCTGACAAAGCCGCCCAAGACTTGAAAGCGATGCCAAACCCGCCGGCCCCGCGCTATGTGGCTACCCATATTAGCCAGGAGGCGAGCTGGCTTTCTTTCAACCGGCGGGTGCTGGAGCAGACCCGGCGGCCCGATTTTCCGCTGTTGGAGCGGCTGCGCTTTCTGGCCATCTGGGCTTCCAACATGGACGAGTTTTATGCGGCCCGAATTTCACGGGCCTTTGCCGAGGAGCGCAGCAGCCCTGGCTATCTGGCCCTGATGAGCGAAGCCCTGGATCAGACCGAGGAAGCCGGCCGGCTCTATCTGGAGTTTCTTAAGGCGCTGGCAGGGCTGGGTATCCACATCCTCGAGCCTTCCCAGCTCACCCGGGCCGAGAAGCAGTACTTCGGGGCCTACCTGGCCGAGGAGGTGGCCCCCCTCACCGACCTGATCCGACCCGAAGCCCTGTCCGAGCTGGCCAGCCAGGCTTTGTATTTCGCCTCCGGCGAGGGGCTATTGCAGCACTTGATTCGGCTGCCCGAGAGTGTGCCGAGGCTGCTGGAGGTGCCCGGGCGCGAGGGCGGGTTTGTGCGGCTGGGGGCCCTGGTGCGCATGCGCAGCGACCTGTTTTTGCCCGGCAACCAGAAGCTGCCGCTCTACGAGTTCCGGCTCATCCGCCTGGCCCAGCTCGCCCGCTCCCGCGCCGACTGGGACGAGCTACCCGAGGCTCTGGAAACCCGCCTGGACGGGCAAGTAAGCCACCTCGAGCTGGAAGAAGACTTCCCTCCTTTGTGGGCCGAGACCCTGCGGGTGGCCCTGGGGCTGGAGCCGCAGGAGGTCTTCCGGCTGCCTCCCCCGCTCGACCTGAGCTTCGTTTCTACCATCGTCTCGAGCGGGCCCGAAAGTGAAAAGTTCAAGCCCATCGCCATCCAGAAGCCCAAGGGCTTTGCCAAAGACCCCTTTGGCTACCTGAACCGGCGCGACCTGCTGTTGTACCACCCCTTCGAGGATTACGGCGCGGTGGAGGCCTTCGCCCTTATGGCCGCGCACGACCCCAAGGTGGAGGCCCTGCGGGCCACGCTTTATCGCATCGGCGAGGAAAACGGCATTGCACGGTCGCTCATCCAGGCGGCCAAGGCCGGCAAGGACGTGGCGGTGCTGCTGGAAGGGCGGGCCCGCTTCGACGAGCTGGCCAACCTCGAGTGGAGCCTGCGCTTCGCCGGGGCCGGGGTGCGGGTGCTACCCCTGCCCAGCAAGAAAGTGCACGCCAAGGCCCTGTATGTGCGCCGGGCGGGCAGCGAGTATGTGCACCTGGGCACCGGCAACTACAACCCCATCAACGGGCGGCTCTACACCGACCTCTCGCTCTTTAGTGCAAACCCAGCCCTCACCTCCGATGTGCGGGCGTTTTTTGAGGCCTTAGAGCAACGCCAACCCCCTGCCCTCGCTACCCTGCGGACGGCCTCCTCCATCCGCGACCTGCTCGTGGAAAGCATCCAGGCCGAGGCCCACAAAAAGGGTGAGATCATCCTGAAGTTCAACCACCTCACCGACCCTGCCATCCTGAGCGCC
This genomic stretch from Meiothermus sp. harbors:
- a CDS encoding polyphosphate kinase, translated to MPNPPAPRYVATHISQEASWLSFNRRVLEQTRRPDFPLLERLRFLAIWASNMDEFYAARISRAFAEERSSPGYLALMSEALDQTEEAGRLYLEFLKALAGLGIHILEPSQLTRAEKQYFGAYLAEEVAPLTDLIRPEALSELASQALYFASGEGLLQHLIRLPESVPRLLEVPGREGGFVRLGALVRMRSDLFLPGNQKLPLYEFRLIRLAQLARSRADWDELPEALETRLDGQVSHLELEEDFPPLWAETLRVALGLEPQEVFRLPPPLDLSFVSTIVSSGPESEKFKPIAIQKPKGFAKDPFGYLNRRDLLLYHPFEDYGAVEAFALMAAHDPKVEALRATLYRIGEENGIARSLIQAAKAGKDVAVLLEGRARFDELANLEWSLRFAGAGVRVLPLPSKKVHAKALYVRRAGSEYVHLGTGNYNPINGRLYTDLSLFSANPALTSDVRAFFEALEQRQPPALATLRTASSIRDLLVESIQAEAHKKGEIILKFNHLTDPAILSALEEALNRGARVHLIVRSTLTTLWAGLEVKSLVGRFLEHARIAAFKNKGKWRVWAGSADAMPRNLDRRYELFFPILDARAKRKVLDILQAQLADDRNSFLLSPSGMERRWGGKRDGQRWG